One segment of Primulina tabacum isolate GXHZ01 chromosome 14, ASM2559414v2, whole genome shotgun sequence DNA contains the following:
- the LOC142524009 gene encoding origin of replication complex subunit 2-like, which yields MTFHLVWDKKMLQTQFNWYWFHVPTFAPYKVEGMFSPLILAHSGMWDKKMVQTQFNWYWFHVPTYAPYKVEGMFFPLILAHSGSAQNVKTASIVLQSLTPNAQSVFKVLANHQLSHPDEERMPFNNLYTVCRERFIVSSQITLNAHLTEFKDHELVKNKRNSDGEDCLYIPLTSEALEKLVKKMS from the exons ATGACTTTTCATCTGG TGTGGGACAAGAAAATGCTTCAAACGCAGTTCAATTGGTACTGGTTCCATGTTCCTACTTTTGCACCTTACAAGGTTGAAGGAATGTTCTCCCCGTTGATACTCGCACATAGTGGCA TGTGGGACAAAAAAATGGTTCAAACACAGTTCAATTGGTACTGGTTCCATGTTCCTACTTATGCACCTTACAAGGTTGAAGGAATGTTTTTCCCTTTGATACTCGCACACAGTGGCAGTGCGCAAAATGTGAAGACTGCTTCAATAGTCTTACAGAGTTTAACACCCAATGCTCAGAGCGTTTTTAAAGTTTTGGCCAACCATCAGCTGTCCCATCCTGATGAAGAAA GGATGCCGTTCAATAATCTTTACACAGTATGTCGCGAACGCTTTATAGTGAGCAGTCAGATTACTCTGAATGCTCATTTGACAGAATTCAAGGACCATGAATTggtcaaaaataaaagaaattcaGATGGtgaagattgcttatacattcCTCTCACAAGTGAAGCACTTGAAAAACTCGTTAAAAAGATGAGCTAA